AGAAACGTTTCAAAGAATTCAAATCCTGTTTTTCAGCTGATAAACAATGATTTTCTTAATCTATCCCTGAAAAATCTTTCTGCTGTCAGCCCTGCTTTTGGTGATGTTGACGGTGATGGAGATTCAGATTTGTTAATCGGCTTGAAAAATGGCAGGTTCATGTATTATGAAAATCAGGCAAAAACAGGTCAATCTCCTGATTTTGTTTACATTACTGAATTGCCGGATAGTATTTCTGCCGGATCTTATGCAACTCCCTGCCTGATTGATTATGATGGTGATGGGGATGATGATCTGATCGCAGGAACGGGAAAAGGAAATCTGGTATTTTTTAAAAATGAAACCAACGGGGGAAATATCCGGTTTTTAAAAGTTACAGATTCTTTAGGAGGCATCAGCTTTTCTCCCGGGAATCAGGAAAAAGTTTTTCCATGTACTGGAGATATAAATAACGACCAGAAACCAGACCTGATTTTGGGAACCACTTCGATGGGAGTGTATTGTGTTCAGGATATTGTTTCCAATCTTTTCCATACATTTGAATTGGATACCCCCGACTTCAGGGATTATCTTTCTATGGAAAAAATAAGCAGGTCGGTTGGCAGGCAATTGTTTCCGGCAGTTTTTGATGTCAATCAGGATGGGCATTCTGATCTCCTTCTCGGCAACCTCAGAGGTGGATTGCTGTTCTATTCCAGTGTGCCGGATACGGTTAATGTTTCGGTGAGAGAAATGCCGACATATTCATTTCCTGCCGCAACCCTTTTTCCCAATCCTGCCAATGAAAAAGTTTTTCTCTCCTTTGAAAAACCATTGTCTGAGGAAACAATTATTTACGTGTTTGACTTGAATGGGAAAAAGCTGTATGAAAAAAAGCTTTTAAAAGAAACAACACTGACAGAAATTGATACACAACTTTTCCCTCCCGGATGCTATTTTATTCACATTCATGGAAAGAAAATGATGACCACAAAAAAATTATTGAAATTATAAAGCGACTTTTTTAACTTTGATGGACAAAACAAAAATTATGATGATGCAAAAGCTGTTAATATTCTCAATTTTATCACTGATCAATATTCATTTTAGCCTGGTATATGCCCAGCAGTTCCCGAAATATTACCAGTCGAACCTGATCAAGGTGTTTGATGAAAATCAGATTGAGCTGAAAAATCCATTTGCGGGTGGGCTGAAATTTCCCGTCATGCAGAACTTCGACCTGAATGGTGATAAAATTCAGGATATTGTGTTGATTGACCGTACCGATAATAAGATTTTAACCTTTATCAATCAGGGGAATATGCAGTTTATCTACAGCCCTGAATATGAAAGATTTTTCCCTGATTCTCTGGCTTCATTTGTAAAATTCAGGGATTATAATGGGGATGGGAAAATGGATTTGTTTACCTATGCCATCAGTACGGGAGCGGGTATTGCTGTTTATAAAAATATCAGCAATGATGTGGAAGGAATAAAATTCAAAATGGTATCACCATGGCTGTCTTCCTTTTTTTACGGAGATTTACGCCTTGAATCAGAGTTTAACCTGCCGATGTTCTGGATAGATATTCCCGAAATCATAGATGCGGATGGGGATGGAGACCTTGATATTTTTACCTTTGATGAGCTTGGAGGGGTGTGGTTGCAGTATTACCGGAATATCTCAATGGAAGTATTTGGGAACAAAGACAGCCTCAAGTATTCATGTATCGATACTTACTGGGGAAATTTCTACGAAACCGATTCTTCGAATGATGTTGTGCTGAATTCGGTCAGGCCATGGGGTTACCGCAATTATCACGAAAACTATGACTCGCTGAAAACTGCATGGGGTGTTGGTATGGCAAAGGAAAACATGGAGCATTTCACCCCAAAGCCGGCAATGAAGAAAACGCCTGTCCGTCATGCAGGCTCCACAGTAATGGCTCAGGACATGGATGCTGACGGAGACCTTGACCTGATTATTGGCGATGTAACCTATCCTATGTTAAATTATCTTCAGAACGGCAAAAAAGATGATAATCTGCCCTACGATAAAATCAAAAAAAGTATCATGTTTTTCCCTGATTATGATACTTCTGTCAATATACGGAATATGCCCAATGTCAATTTTCTGGATATTGATAATGATGGGGTTAACGATATGGTTTTTTCCCCAACGGATATGGAAATTATCGATACCTTTCAAAGCCTCGACCAGATATGGCTCTATCTGAACAAAGGGAGCAACAACAATGTTCAGCTCAGATTTAACCGCAAGGATTTTCTTCAGGGAGAAATGATTGATCTGGGAGGGCCTTCTGCTCCGGCACTGGTTGATGTGGATGCAGATGGAGACCTCGACCTTGTTGTAGCTACCAAAGGAGATTTTAGTAAAACATTTTATCAGAGCGACAGGCTGGTTTTATTTGAAAATACAGGGAAGACAGATTCTACTGTTTTCATTCTCAGGGATTTGGATTATCTTGGCCTATCTTCACGGAAATTCAGGGATATTATCCCCTCTTTCGGAGATGTTGACGGGGATCAGGATATTGACCTTTTACTTGGTCAGGCAAATGGACGTCTGATTTATTATCAGAACTCAGCGGGACCTAATCAGCCGCTTAGTCTGAGTTTTGTATCTGATAATTTTCAGAATATTGATATTGGCAGCTATAGTGCCCCCTGCATTCATGATGTGAATCGCGATGGCCTTGCTGACCTGATTATCGGTCAGAATGCAGGTAAACTTAGCTTTTACAGAAATACCGGTACTCAAGGTAATCCTTCTTTTACGCTTGTCTCGGATACTTTTGGCGGAATCTTTATCCCCAAATCAGATCACCGTACCACACCTGCTGTTGCCGACCTTGACTCAAACGGAAAAGACGACCTGATTATCGGAATGGATATTTTGAATCCCAATTATGCTGTAGTGCGGGGACAGTTATTGTTTTACAAAGATATTTCCGCAGTTCCGGGGGCTGTTTTTGAAAAAGCAGATTCTCTGATCCGTGATTTTCAGTCGGATCAACCGCTGATGTATTCTTTCGGAAATTTATTAAGACCTGTCGTTGCCTGTCTGGATGGCGATCAGCGGGCAGATATTCTGTTGGGAAACAGCAGGGGAGGCTTGCTCTTTTTCGGAACCAATACCAATGTTAGCACAAAAATAACGGCTAACAAATCGCTGACCCTATGTAGTGGTGACAGCATTACGCTGGATGCAGGCGAAGGTTTTGATTCCTATAAATGGAGTACTGGGGCTACGACCCGGAAAATAACCGTTAAAGAGGCTAAAACCTATTCGTGTGAGGTCAGGAAGGGCAGTTTTTCAAGTACAGCTTATATTACCATCAGGCAACACCCAGGAACAATTGATGCAGATTTTTCCTATCAGGCCAATGAACGTAAAGTCAGCTTTACGGCACTTAACGACAATATTAAATACATCCACTGGGATTTTGGAGATGGTGGTTTTTCCTTTGACCTCAATCCGGTTCATCAATATGTTCAGCAGGGAACTTATCGTGTTTGCATGAGCCTGAGCGACTGGTGCGGAGCCGCTGACAAGGAATGTCAGAATATCTTTGTTTCCAGTTCTTTGTCGGAAGATCAGAGAGCCCGGATGGTAAAGGTTTTTCCCAATCCTTTTGACAATAAGATCATTATCAGTATCGAAGCTGAATTATTGAACAATCCTTTAAAAATCACAATTTTCAATTCAGTTGGTCAGGTCGTTTACCAAAAACAATCGATAGACCAGCCGCTTTTCGAAATCCAAACTTCAGAAATGCAAAACGGATTTTATTTGCTTGAAATTCAAAGTGTTGATGGGGGAGAAAAGACTTTTGTCAAATTGTTGAAAATGTAGAATTTTCCTTTGTTTAAAAATATTTCAAAGCTGCCGGAAAAACAGATGCATGCTATTTGCCCTGAAATGAAAAAAATGTTTTGATTTTCAGCAGAAAAAACATATCGGAAAGGGATAATACCTCTCTCATCACTGATGCTGAATTAATCCGTCAGTACAGGCTTTCGGCTGAAAAGGAATTCATTGGAATTTTATTTAAGCGATATTCCCATCAGGTGATGGGTATCTGCCTGAAATATCTTAAAAACAGGGAAGATAGCCGTGATGCCGTCATGCAGATTTTTGAAAAACTATTCGATGACCTGCAAAAGCATGAAATAGATCACTTTAAGTCATGGCTACTGACTGTTGCCAAAAACCATTGCCTCATGCAGCTCAGAAAGTCAAAGCACGAGATACCGGTGGAAGATATTTCCATCTACAGGCAGGAAGAGGCATTTATGGAAAACGGGGATGATGTGCATCTGAATCATGTTGACAACGAAAAACTGAGAAAATTCATCAATCATCTGAACCATGAACAAAAAACATGTATTGAGCTGTTTTATTTTGCCGGAAAATCTTATCAGGAAATTGCAGAAATGACCGGATATGAACTGAAAAAAGTGAAAAGCTATATTCAAAACGGAAAAAGAAACCTTAAAATCATGCTGACTGAAAATAATGAATAATAAAAACGACATATTGAAGTCAGGGGAGTGGATGCCATGCCCGGATGCTGAAGTATTTGAAAATTATCTGTCGGGTAAACTGAATGATACTGAATATGAAGCATTTATAAATCATATTCAATCCTGTGAACTTTGCAGGGAAGCACTGGCCGGTTATGAAGCTATGGATGAAAATATTTCTGTTTTGGAGGAAAACAATATTTTATCTGATGAAATTGATAAACGCCTGAAGGGAGGTTATTTTTCAGGTTTCAAATCAAAAAGGATTATCTATCTGATAGCCGCATCGCTTGCATTATTGTTAACCAGCCTTTTGATCTGGCAGGTAACAGACAGAAAAGAATTTGAAGTTCAGGAACTTGCAAATACAAACGATGTCCTGCCAAAATCAGTTGCGAAGCCACAGGATAGTGCTGCCAACCAGCTTGCCTTTCAGCAAACAGCAAAGGGAATACAGAATACCGAAGCAATGAAAGTGGTTGAAATTCCTGATGTTCAGGAGCAATTAGCTGCCGTGGAGGAGAATGAAAATGAGTCGGGAAACATTGCAGAGAACACTGCTGAAGATGTGAAAAATCTGGCTGCTGAACCTGTCCTTGTTCAAAAAGAAGCTAAAAGACCTGAAGAAAAAGAGGTAACCGAAAAACCGGAGAACAGGAAAGCTGAACAGGAAAGCATAAAGCTGGCATTGACTGATTCGGCTTCACAATCAGCATTTTATTATCAATCAGCTGTGTTGGAATACAACAAAGGCAATCTGGATAAAGCTTTAAAGAATGCCCGGCAAGCAGTGAAATTTGGCCCAAAGAATCAGGAATACCTGTATTACCTTGCTTTGATGAATTATCATTCCGGGAATTTCAGAGAAGCTGAACAACAATTCAATCAGGTGATTGAAAAAAATGGCAGCAACAGGGAAGATGCCGAATGGTATCTGGCACTTACCTGGCTGAAAACCGGCAAAACTGCTGAGGCAAAGGTAATCCTTGATAAATTATCGTCCAAAGAAGGGAAATACAGACAAGAGGCCGAAAATCAGTTAAAAACACTCAGATGAGCCATCATGTTTTCATCAGGGTATCATGTTTAACTTTGAATTTTAATATCCGGCTATGATGCAAGCAACCTTAAACAAAATGAAAACATCTTTTGCAAGCCTTTGGTTTTGATAAAGATATAAATCGGAAGAATTGCAGGAAAGTCTGGACGAAATAATAAAAGGATGTAAGGAAGGCAAAAGGGAATCACAGGAGGCACTGTACAATATGTTCAGCCCCCGGATGTATCCGGTTTGTCTGTTTTATACCAAAGACCAGACTGAGGCCGAAGATGTACTTCATGACGGATTTATCAGGGTTTTTCGCTATATCGGACAGTTTGAAGGCAAAGGCTCTTTTGAAGGCTGGATCAGAAGAGTCATGATTAACACCGCCCTTGAAAGGTTCAGGACGCAAAATTATCTGTATCCTGTCGAAGATGTTTACCAGTATGTGGAAGACTCAGGTTATGAAAATATCATCAGTAAAATAACATTTGATGAGTTGCTGGGTATAATCAGGGAATTGTCGCCACAGTACAGGATGGTGTTCAATATGTATGTTCTGGAAGACATGCCTCATAAGGAAATCAGTGAAAAACTGGGCATTTCGGTAGGCACATCCAAATCGAACCTGTCGAGGGCAAGAACTATTCTTCAGGAGAAAATAAGAGAAAAATATCAGTTAGATAATAAAGCTAATAAACGAGTCGTATGACCAATGAGTTTGAAAATCTTGACAAATTGTTCCGAAAGGTAACGGAAGGTGCGGAGAAGAGTCCGCCTCCCTACGTCTGGGACAAAATTAATAGCGGGTTGAACCATCTTCACAATAGACGTAAAATCAGGATGTTATGGCTTTCAGCAGCTTCTTTTGCCTTGCTGGCAGCTTTCGGTACGGGTTATTTCATTGCCCTGAACCGCGTAAAACAACCGGCAGTGGCTGTCAGACAGGAAGCAGCCACTTTGCAGCCTTCTGTTGCACCGGATAAATTTCAGGAGGAAGTACAGAAAACTACGCCATCAGCTCCCGGTATTGTTTTAAAGACCGTGAAGCCTGAAAAAAAAGCTGGTTTGTTTCAGGAAAAAAACACAACAGTAAATACAACCGGCAATCAGACTCCTGTGGTAACCAGTCAGCAATTTACTGAACAAAAAGAATATCTGCAAAATCAGCCGGTGAAAGTGTTTGAAAATCAGAACATTATTGCGGAAAATCTATCTCTTGTACACGATAGTATAAATGAAAAAACAGAGATTAAAAATGCAGATAAACTATTTGAACCTGAAAAGAAAAACAGGAGCGGAAAGATCAGGATAACCGCTTACGGGACACCAGTGTTGGCTTACAGAAATATATCCAACTCAGGTTCAAATCTTTACACTTTATACAATACGGTGGACTACAGCCTGGCTGAGAATTCAGCAAAAGATGACCGGTCCTATTACAATACGATCGAATCCCCACTGATAACTTTTTCAGGAGGAATGAATGTCGAATTCAGGCTCAGCAACCGAATCAGTCTTACATCAGGCCTGCATTACGGACAATACGGTCAGAAAAACCAGGAAATCTTCATCTATGACGATGAAATGAATGCTGTCAATTCCATTATAAATTCCTCTGCAGGTGATATTCAGTTGAATACAACTGCCGCCTCCTTGCAAAATGATCTCCTGGAGCCATCTTATCTGGTTGAAAAAGATCATTATGGAACTTCTATTTACATGAGTCCATCCCAACTCAGCACCCGTTTCTCTTTTCTCGAAATTCCCGTTTCTGTCAGGTATTTTCTGTCAGGAAAGTCAGATATGTTTTATGGAAATATCGGTATTGCTCCGGCTGTTCTGACATCCAATGTTGCCATATTGGAAGGGACTCACGATAAAAGTATCGGCTCGACACAACAGATTAAGCCCCTGAATTTTACCGGCTTTGCTGGTTTTGGATTCAATTATTCTGTTTTAGAAGAAAAATTAAAGTTTAACATTGAGCCTCAGTTCAGGTATATGCTCAGTCCGGTTAGTTCAGTGGGGTATATCCGCCATCATCCCTACACTTTTGGGTTGCAAACAGGATTAACGTATTCCTTTTAACTTAAAAAAGAGCGATAATTTTCGGTAAAAAGACCAGAATTCCAATGGTGGCAGCAGTAAATGCCGACAATAAAACAGCACCTGCTCCGAGGTCTTTTGCCTTACCTGCACTGTAATGATAGCCAGGATTAATGAAATCAATAAACTGCTCGATGGCTGTATTAATGGCTTCTGTAACAAACACAAATCCGATAGCAAAGGTTATCAGGCACCATTCTGTAATATTAAGGTGGAAAATAAATCCGGCAATAATGACCAGAATGGCCGCAACCAGGTGGATGAGCATATTTTCCTGTGTGCGTATCAGAAACATAATTCCTTTAAAAGCATAGCCAAAGCTATTAATCCGGTTTTTAAAGGTAAGAGGCTGTTTATACGGCATTTTTCCTTGTTTAAAGGTTTTTTTCAGTCGGCTAAGTTAATTCTTTCAGCCTAATCAGAAGTGGATTTTTCGGTTGATATTTGTAATGGAGAAGAAATAAGTGCCTAATTTTGCACCTAAAAATTTGATTATTATGCACTTGAGTTTGAAGGAAATTTTTTCTGTTACACTGGTTCTCTTTGCAGTGATCGATATTCTGGGGTCTGTCCCTGTTATCATTGAAATTGAAGAAAAGACCGGTTCGAGAATCAAACCCGGAGTTGCCACTCTGGCAGCAGGTATCCTGATGATTCTCTTTCTGTTTCTTGGTGAGTCCATCCTCAATCTGATGGGGGTCGATTTATCTTCCTTTGCCATTGCGGGTGCGATTGTGATTTTCTTTCTGGCGCTTGAAATGATTTTAGGCATTCATATTTTCAGGGAGAGACCCAATGAAACAAGCTCTACTACCATAGTTCCCATTGCTTTTCCTCTGATTGCCGGTGCCGGTACTTTGACCACCATTCTTTCCATCCGGTCAGAATATCTGATTGAAAATGTGATTATTGGAATTATTATCAATCTGGCATTTGTTTATCTGACCCTGAAAATAATTCCCTGGATTCAACGAAAATTGGGAAAGGGTGGAACCAGTATTCTCAGGCGTATTTTTGGTATTGTACTGCTATCTATTGCTATTAAACTTTTCAGGACGAATATAGGCTTCTGAAAAAAATGGACGGAAATCATACGGTCATGATTTCCTTTTCCTTTTTAGCAGTTATTTCATCAATGTTTTTAATATAGTTGTTTGTCATGTCCTGAATTTTTGTTTCAGCCTTCTTGACCTCATCTTCAGGAACACCATCTTTCTGAAGGCTTTTAACTTCTTCCATGGATTTTTTTCGTATATTCCGGATGGCAATTTTATTATTCTCTGTTTCCTGATGAATAAATTTTACCAGTTGACGTCTTCTTTCTTCGGTGAGCGGTGGAACAGGAATGCGAATGATTTCCCCGTCATTCTGGGGGTTAAAGCCAAGGTTTGCAGCCATGATGGCTTTTTCAATGGCCGGAATCGTACTCTTATCCCATGGCTGGATGAGGATGGTTTTAGCATCGGGTGTCCCGATATTTGCCATCTGATGTACAGGTGTTTTTGCTCCGTAATAATCTACATAAACCTCGCTGATCATCTGAGGACTGGCTTTTCCTGCTCTTATCTTTGTCATGGTATCGATAAAATGGGCAATGGTTTTTTTCATATTTTCCTCGGTCTCTTCCAATACCATTAATAGCAGCTCATTTGTCATATTTTTCAATTTTTTTGGTTCACAAAGTTAAGGTTTATGTTAATTTTTAATGTTATCCGTGCAATTCTTTTTGATTTTTTCATACAGTTCAATCATTCGGGGATTCACCCGATTGTACATTTTTTCCGTTGTCAGGATGTTGTTGATCTGAGTCCGGCAAAAACTGTCGTGAATATTTATGGCCTCATTGAATGAGTTGTAGGCTTCTTCGAATTCTTTCCGGCTGATACTTTTTTTCAGCAGGTTCTGTCGCAATTCAGTAAGTCCGGATTGAAATACCTGATTGTCGTATTTCATTGACTTGTAAGCGGTTAAGAATTCTGTATAGTTTTGGTAAAAACCTTTATAAGTAACCAAATCATACTTTAGTTCGTCATTCATATGGTTGCTGTCGAGGCGGCCAATACAATCAAGCCGTAGTTTTATGCTGTCAGACCGAAGTTTCAGATATTCGTCATCAATAACCATGAGTTCTGATAATTTATTGATTTTCAAAATCAAACTGTCAGTTTTCCTGATTTCATCGACAAAAACATATCTTTTACAGGAAATTAATGAAAGTATCAGAAAAAAAACAGCCGTTGGCAAAAGATTTCGGTGTATGTATTGTCGAATCATGGTCTTTCCGACTTTAGGCAGGATTGTTGATATTTCTAAGCACTTTATTCTTAATTTTGACCGATTTTCAGATGTTGCAAAATACAGCTAAATATTTCGTTTGGAGAAAAAATGTTTTGATCCTGTTAACTATACTTGCTTTTCAATCATCACTTTTCGGTCAGGAAAAACAGCATCATCTGATTCAGTTTTCAGGATTAATTGTGAGTTCCGATACTTCTTTTCCGGTTCCTAATGCCCATATCAGGATTAAAAATACGCGATGGGGAACCATTTCAAATGCAGAAGGTTTTTTCAGCATTGTGGTGAGAGAAAATGATACCTTATCGGTTAGCTGTGTAGGGTTTCGTAATAAGCTGATTGTCATACCACCCGGGATTAACCAGCCCAGCCTGACCATGGTGATTCCGATGTATGCCGATACCATTACTTTTGCTGAAACCGTGGTTTATCCGTGGCCATCCAAAGACAAATTTCGCCAGGCTTTTCTTGAAATCCAGCCTGAGGCTACCCTTGAAGATCTGGCAAAAAAGAACCTGAATCCGGCCACTCTAATGGCGCTTTCTGCAGGGCTGCCAAAAGACGGACCTGAACAACAGCATATTGCTTTGAACAATATGGCAAAGTCGGCAGGTTATCTGGGCGGACAAACCAATTATGCTATTTTCCCCGGCTCCAATATCCCTGTTCCCCTCTCATTGCTGAATCCTTTTGCATGGGCTGAATTAATCAAAGCCATCAGGGAAGGAAAATTCAAAAGCAAAGATTAGAAGTCCGTTTGAGCTGAATAGTTTCTGATGAATCGGCCAGATAGCCAACAAAATAAAACCCGATTCTTATTCCGGCCTCGCTATTTTTCCCATGAACAGAATACAACCGGTGTTCAGCTCGGTGATAAAAAACAGGAAAGGTTTATCGGCACTGAACCAAATTTCCTGAGGAACGGAAGTCAAGCTGATACCGACTGAGGTAGCGGCTGCTGCTTCTGTCCCTTCTTCGTTGACTTCAATGAATGATTTATGTTTGACTTCAGAAATATACAGTTGGCCATTGGGATTAATACCGGTAAAATCAGCCTGATCTGAAAAAGCTTCCTGCA
The sequence above is drawn from the Sphingobacteriales bacterium genome and encodes:
- a CDS encoding tetratricopeptide repeat protein, translated to MNNKNDILKSGEWMPCPDAEVFENYLSGKLNDTEYEAFINHIQSCELCREALAGYEAMDENISVLEENNILSDEIDKRLKGGYFSGFKSKRIIYLIAASLALLLTSLLIWQVTDRKEFEVQELANTNDVLPKSVAKPQDSAANQLAFQQTAKGIQNTEAMKVVEIPDVQEQLAAVEENENESGNIAENTAEDVKNLAAEPVLVQKEAKRPEEKEVTEKPENRKAEQESIKLALTDSASQSAFYYQSAVLEYNKGNLDKALKNARQAVKFGPKNQEYLYYLALMNYHSGNFREAEQQFNQVIEKNGSNREDAEWYLALTWLKTGKTAEAKVILDKLSSKEGKYRQEAENQLKTLR
- a CDS encoding carboxypeptidase-like regulatory domain-containing protein, translating into MILLTILAFQSSLFGQEKQHHLIQFSGLIVSSDTSFPVPNAHIRIKNTRWGTISNAEGFFSIVVRENDTLSVSCVGFRNKLIVIPPGINQPSLTMVIPMYADTITFAETVVYPWPSKDKFRQAFLEIQPEATLEDLAKKNLNPATLMALSAGLPKDGPEQQHIALNNMAKSAGYLGGQTNYAIFPGSNIPVPLSLLNPFAWAELIKAIREGKFKSKD
- a CDS encoding outer membrane beta-barrel protein, which translates into the protein MTNEFENLDKLFRKVTEGAEKSPPPYVWDKINSGLNHLHNRRKIRMLWLSAASFALLAAFGTGYFIALNRVKQPAVAVRQEAATLQPSVAPDKFQEEVQKTTPSAPGIVLKTVKPEKKAGLFQEKNTTVNTTGNQTPVVTSQQFTEQKEYLQNQPVKVFENQNIIAENLSLVHDSINEKTEIKNADKLFEPEKKNRSGKIRITAYGTPVLAYRNISNSGSNLYTLYNTVDYSLAENSAKDDRSYYNTIESPLITFSGGMNVEFRLSNRISLTSGLHYGQYGQKNQEIFIYDDEMNAVNSIINSSAGDIQLNTTAASLQNDLLEPSYLVEKDHYGTSIYMSPSQLSTRFSFLEIPVSVRYFLSGKSDMFYGNIGIAPAVLTSNVAILEGTHDKSIGSTQQIKPLNFTGFAGFGFNYSVLEEKLKFNIEPQFRYMLSPVSSVGYIRHHPYTFGLQTGLTYSF
- a CDS encoding diacylglycerol kinase family protein — protein: MPYKQPLTFKNRINSFGYAFKGIMFLIRTQENMLIHLVAAILVIIAGFIFHLNITEWCLITFAIGFVFVTEAINTAIEQFIDFINPGYHYSAGKAKDLGAGAVLLSAFTAATIGILVFLPKIIALF
- a CDS encoding RNA polymerase sigma factor; translation: MFSPRMYPVCLFYTKDQTEAEDVLHDGFIRVFRYIGQFEGKGSFEGWIRRVMINTALERFRTQNYLYPVEDVYQYVEDSGYENIISKITFDELLGIIRELSPQYRMVFNMYVLEDMPHKEISEKLGISVGTSKSNLSRARTILQEKIREKYQLDNKANKRVV
- a CDS encoding T9SS type A sorting domain-containing protein, which produces MMMQKLLIFSILSLINIHFSLVYAQQFPKYYQSNLIKVFDENQIELKNPFAGGLKFPVMQNFDLNGDKIQDIVLIDRTDNKILTFINQGNMQFIYSPEYERFFPDSLASFVKFRDYNGDGKMDLFTYAISTGAGIAVYKNISNDVEGIKFKMVSPWLSSFFYGDLRLESEFNLPMFWIDIPEIIDADGDGDLDIFTFDELGGVWLQYYRNISMEVFGNKDSLKYSCIDTYWGNFYETDSSNDVVLNSVRPWGYRNYHENYDSLKTAWGVGMAKENMEHFTPKPAMKKTPVRHAGSTVMAQDMDADGDLDLIIGDVTYPMLNYLQNGKKDDNLPYDKIKKSIMFFPDYDTSVNIRNMPNVNFLDIDNDGVNDMVFSPTDMEIIDTFQSLDQIWLYLNKGSNNNVQLRFNRKDFLQGEMIDLGGPSAPALVDVDADGDLDLVVATKGDFSKTFYQSDRLVLFENTGKTDSTVFILRDLDYLGLSSRKFRDIIPSFGDVDGDQDIDLLLGQANGRLIYYQNSAGPNQPLSLSFVSDNFQNIDIGSYSAPCIHDVNRDGLADLIIGQNAGKLSFYRNTGTQGNPSFTLVSDTFGGIFIPKSDHRTTPAVADLDSNGKDDLIIGMDILNPNYAVVRGQLLFYKDISAVPGAVFEKADSLIRDFQSDQPLMYSFGNLLRPVVACLDGDQRADILLGNSRGGLLFFGTNTNVSTKITANKSLTLCSGDSITLDAGEGFDSYKWSTGATTRKITVKEAKTYSCEVRKGSFSSTAYITIRQHPGTIDADFSYQANERKVSFTALNDNIKYIHWDFGDGGFSFDLNPVHQYVQQGTYRVCMSLSDWCGAADKECQNIFVSSSLSEDQRARMVKVFPNPFDNKIIISIEAELLNNPLKITIFNSVGQVVYQKQSIDQPLFEIQTSEMQNGFYLLEIQSVDGGEKTFVKLLKM
- the frr gene encoding ribosome recycling factor, whose translation is MTNELLLMVLEETEENMKKTIAHFIDTMTKIRAGKASPQMISEVYVDYYGAKTPVHQMANIGTPDAKTILIQPWDKSTIPAIEKAIMAANLGFNPQNDGEIIRIPVPPLTEERRRQLVKFIHQETENNKIAIRNIRKKSMEEVKSLQKDGVPEDEVKKAETKIQDMTNNYIKNIDEITAKKEKEIMTV
- a CDS encoding sigma-70 family RNA polymerase sigma factor, encoding MSERDNTSLITDAELIRQYRLSAEKEFIGILFKRYSHQVMGICLKYLKNREDSRDAVMQIFEKLFDDLQKHEIDHFKSWLLTVAKNHCLMQLRKSKHEIPVEDISIYRQEEAFMENGDDVHLNHVDNEKLRKFINHLNHEQKTCIELFYFAGKSYQEIAEMTGYELKKVKSYIQNGKRNLKIMLTENNE
- a CDS encoding MarC family protein, yielding MHLSLKEIFSVTLVLFAVIDILGSVPVIIEIEEKTGSRIKPGVATLAAGILMILFLFLGESILNLMGVDLSSFAIAGAIVIFFLALEMILGIHIFRERPNETSSTTIVPIAFPLIAGAGTLTTILSIRSEYLIENVIIGIIINLAFVYLTLKIIPWIQRKLGKGGTSILRRIFGIVLLSIAIKLFRTNIGF
- a CDS encoding T9SS type A sorting domain-containing protein, whose amino-acid sequence is RNVSKNSNPVFQLINNDFLNLSLKNLSAVSPAFGDVDGDGDSDLLIGLKNGRFMYYENQAKTGQSPDFVYITELPDSISAGSYATPCLIDYDGDGDDDLIAGTGKGNLVFFKNETNGGNIRFLKVTDSLGGISFSPGNQEKVFPCTGDINNDQKPDLILGTTSMGVYCVQDIVSNLFHTFELDTPDFRDYLSMEKISRSVGRQLFPAVFDVNQDGHSDLLLGNLRGGLLFYSSVPDTVNVSVREMPTYSFPAATLFPNPANEKVFLSFEKPLSEETIIYVFDLNGKKLYEKKLLKETTLTEIDTQLFPPGCYFIHIHGKKMMTTKKLLKL